A section of the Deferrivibrio essentukiensis genome encodes:
- a CDS encoding TRAP transporter small permease subunit has translation MRSLIKLIDGLTEIVGKLVSYIVYALLIVVVYEVISRKIFNSPTVWAFELSYMLYGAMFMLGFGYALKYGSHVCIDVISNKFPPKTKAVLTMFTYLIFFFPFVYFGVKSSWQFFSQSWVMRELSQSPWAPPIYPFKFLMPLGFFLLGLQGISEFIKQIYNLKGE, from the coding sequence ATGAGAAGTTTAATAAAACTTATTGATGGCTTAACTGAAATTGTAGGTAAACTGGTGTCATATATTGTGTATGCTCTTCTTATTGTTGTGGTTTATGAGGTTATAAGTAGAAAAATTTTTAACAGTCCAACAGTTTGGGCATTTGAATTAAGTTATATGCTTTATGGCGCTATGTTTATGTTGGGCTTTGGGTATGCTTTAAAGTATGGCTCTCATGTTTGTATAGATGTAATTAGTAACAAATTCCCTCCTAAAACTAAAGCAGTATTAACTATGTTTACCTATTTGATATTCTTTTTTCCATTTGTGTATTTTGGTGTTAAATCTTCCTGGCAGTTTTTTAGTCAGTCTTGGGTTATGAGGGAGTTAAGCCAATCTCCCTGGGCTCCACCTATATATCCATTTAAATTTCTAATGCCTTTAGGTTTTTTTCTTTTAGGCCTACAAGGGATATCCGAATTTATTAAGCAAATTTATAACTTAAAAGGTGAGTAA
- a CDS encoding TRAP transporter large permease, which translates to MSADSISFVMFGVLLVAVFLGHPLGITLGGLGIFFGVISYGPGTLFILANKTYGLMENYVLVAIPLFILMAQFLDKSGIAEELYETMYVVLGPVKGGLALATIVVSTVFAATTGIIGASVVAMGLMAAPTMLAKGYQKELTAGVITAGGTLGILIPPSIMLVVYGGLIGMSVGKLFLAAFIPGFLLSMLYLLYTFIYATIKPEVGPPLPKEDRLAISLGKKIAMTLKSIIPPVFLILAVLGSIGAGIATPTEAAGLGCVGALILAFINKRVNFELFKSAGAATLKITCMVMLIFVGANFYTSIFMGIGGGEAFTNILFLISDNKWVILFVMMFILFLLGMFVDWLGILLLCVPIFTPIAVDQLGFDPLWFALIVSVNLQMSFLTPPFGYALFYFKGVAPEGVTMGHIYRGIIPFVIIQMIGLALCIIFPEIITWLPNAVFK; encoded by the coding sequence ATGAGTGCTGATTCTATTTCATTTGTAATGTTTGGGGTTTTACTTGTTGCTGTATTTTTAGGCCACCCTTTGGGAATAACTCTTGGCGGTTTAGGTATATTTTTTGGTGTAATTAGCTATGGCCCGGGTACATTATTTATTCTTGCAAATAAGACATACGGTTTGATGGAAAATTATGTTTTAGTAGCTATACCACTTTTTATATTAATGGCACAATTTTTAGACAAATCAGGTATTGCAGAAGAACTATATGAAACCATGTATGTCGTTCTTGGTCCTGTTAAAGGTGGGTTAGCGCTTGCTACAATTGTAGTATCAACTGTTTTTGCTGCTACAACAGGGATTATTGGTGCTTCAGTTGTTGCTATGGGTTTGATGGCTGCACCTACGATGCTGGCAAAAGGTTATCAAAAAGAACTAACTGCAGGTGTAATAACGGCTGGTGGGACACTTGGTATTTTAATCCCTCCTTCAATAATGCTTGTAGTTTATGGCGGACTTATTGGTATGTCTGTTGGAAAGTTATTTTTGGCAGCATTTATTCCGGGTTTTCTTCTTTCAATGCTGTATCTATTATACACGTTTATATATGCTACAATAAAGCCTGAAGTTGGGCCACCACTCCCTAAAGAGGATAGACTTGCCATCAGTTTAGGGAAAAAAATTGCAATGACCTTAAAGTCAATTATACCTCCAGTTTTTCTTATTTTAGCTGTGCTTGGAAGTATTGGGGCAGGTATAGCTACACCCACTGAAGCTGCAGGGCTTGGTTGCGTTGGTGCCTTGATATTGGCATTCATAAATAAAAGAGTGAACTTTGAACTCTTTAAATCAGCTGGTGCTGCAACATTAAAGATAACATGTATGGTAATGCTTATTTTTGTTGGGGCAAACTTTTATACATCTATTTTCATGGGTATTGGTGGAGGAGAAGCATTTACAAATATTTTATTTTTAATAAGTGATAATAAATGGGTGATTTTATTTGTAATGATGTTTATATTATTTTTACTAGGTATGTTTGTTGACTGGCTTGGTATATTACTTTTGTGTGTACCTATATTTACTCCTATTGCAGTCGACCAATTAGGGTTTGATCCACTTTGGTTTGCGCTAATAGTTTCAGTTAATTTACAGATGTCCTTTTTAACACCACCTTTTGGGTATGCTTTATTTTATTTTAAAGGGGTAGCCCCTGAGGGTGTAACAATGGGGCATATTTATAGAGGTATTATTCCTTTTGTTATAATACAAATGATAGGACTTGCACTTTGTATAATTTTTCCTGAAATAATTACATGGTTACCTAATGCAGTATTTAAATAG
- a CDS encoding FAD-binding oxidoreductase: MLNKSLVKKFESILGTNNYFTEPEDTMCYSYDAFSAEPVQPDIVVKPENEEQIKYIINICKDENIPIVTRGAGTNLSGGTVPVKKGCVLLTTGLNKILEINENDMYAVVEAGVVTANLANAAIKKGLFYPPDPGSMNISTIGGNVAENAGGLRGLKYGVTKDYLMGVDFYDMDGNYVKGGGKTVKLVTGLNLPGLMISSEGLLGIMTKFVLKLIPKPKFSKSMLVIYDDIIKACETVSEIIAAKILPATLELLDSFTIKTVEEATKIGLPTNADALLLIELDGHEAEVLEDFEVVKGICGKLGGNIKVAETNEERDKLWEARRKALSSLARLKPTLILEDATVVRSKIPEMMKAINDIKNKYNLVIGTFGHAGDGNLHPTILTDKRDKEEMERVEKAIDEIFTKALELDGTLSGEHGVGFAKAKYLEMEVGSGTIEYMKKLKKGVDPQNLLNPHKMGL; encoded by the coding sequence ATGCTTAACAAATCTTTGGTAAAAAAGTTTGAAAGTATTTTAGGTACAAATAATTATTTTACTGAGCCTGAAGATACTATGTGTTACAGCTATGACGCATTTTCAGCAGAGCCCGTGCAGCCCGATATAGTCGTGAAGCCTGAAAATGAAGAGCAGATAAAATATATTATTAATATATGTAAAGATGAAAATATCCCAATTGTCACAAGGGGTGCAGGGACTAATTTAAGCGGTGGCACTGTGCCTGTTAAAAAAGGGTGCGTGCTGCTTACCACAGGCCTTAATAAAATTTTGGAAATAAATGAAAACGATATGTATGCTGTTGTCGAGGCAGGTGTTGTGACAGCTAATTTGGCAAATGCGGCCATAAAAAAGGGGCTTTTTTACCCGCCTGACCCGGGTAGTATGAATATCTCAACGATAGGTGGCAATGTGGCTGAAAATGCCGGGGGGTTGAGAGGTCTAAAATACGGTGTTACCAAAGATTATTTGATGGGTGTTGATTTTTACGATATGGATGGCAATTATGTGAAAGGGGGAGGCAAAACAGTTAAGCTCGTCACAGGCCTTAATCTGCCAGGCTTAATGATTTCTTCGGAAGGTTTGCTTGGTATAATGACAAAGTTTGTTCTAAAATTAATCCCTAAACCAAAATTCAGTAAATCTATGTTGGTCATTTACGATGACATAATCAAGGCATGTGAAACGGTTTCAGAAATTATTGCTGCTAAAATTTTGCCTGCGACCCTGGAGTTGTTAGACAGCTTTACAATAAAAACAGTGGAAGAGGCCACAAAAATAGGTTTACCAACTAATGCTGATGCACTTTTGCTCATAGAGTTAGATGGTCATGAGGCTGAAGTGTTGGAAGATTTTGAAGTAGTAAAGGGGATATGCGGCAAATTAGGTGGCAATATCAAAGTTGCTGAGACTAATGAGGAAAGGGATAAATTGTGGGAAGCAAGAAGAAAGGCGCTAAGTAGTCTTGCAAGGCTTAAGCCAACCTTGATTTTAGAGGATGCTACTGTTGTTAGAAGTAAAATCCCTGAAATGATGAAAGCTATTAACGATATTAAAAATAAATATAATCTTGTTATCGGTACATTTGGACATGCCGGGGATGGTAATTTGCACCCTACAATTTTAACTGATAAAAGGGACAAAGAGGAGATGGAAAGGGTTGAGAAGGCTATTGATGAAATATTTACAAAAGCCCTTGAGCTTGATGGGACTTTAAGCGGTGAGCACGGTGTAGGGTTTGCAAAGGCAAAATATCTTGAAATGGAAGTGGGTAGTGGGACTATAGAGTATATGAAAAAGCTAAAAAAAGGGGTTGACCCGCAAAATCTTTTAAATCCGCATAAGATGGGGTTATAA
- a CDS encoding (Fe-S)-binding protein, translating to MDDLIKELKELEELVLQCMKCGTCQAHCPLYQKDLLESTVARGKISLIESVYEGRLDKAGSILKHLDYCILCGRCKENCPSGVKTDEIFLRAKAVLRKIEKLPSWGKVVLKIVMEKPDLLARVAPLMHIGLKFGAKRVKDDIFKPLLGSFSKRNIKQVASKPFTKTHGGLHKADNEKMKVYFYPGCAANFLFPEWGEAIISVLNHFGVTVYVPEINKCCGIPAATLGELETYKKMVNENLDEINKNDSEYVITCCPTCQYALSEMGPKLTDKNPDKPFYDILMFLNEILKVKFNVDLNEKFSLHTPCHYLSSKKANLKKHLEENFKGDFVVLENQSCCGFGGTFNMKKYDDSKAVGMSKAEEVNIKNIKKLFTPCPGCAMQLTDAVVEVGSDAEVEHPIMYYARELEK from the coding sequence ATGGATGATTTGATTAAAGAGTTAAAAGAGTTGGAAGAGCTTGTACTTCAATGTATGAAGTGCGGTACATGTCAGGCTCATTGCCCTTTGTATCAGAAAGATTTACTTGAAAGTACTGTTGCAAGAGGCAAAATTTCTCTTATCGAATCGGTATATGAGGGGCGTCTTGACAAGGCAGGCAGTATTTTAAAACACCTTGATTACTGTATATTGTGCGGAAGATGCAAGGAAAATTGCCCAAGCGGAGTGAAAACAGATGAGATATTTTTAAGAGCTAAAGCAGTATTGAGGAAAATAGAAAAACTGCCATCTTGGGGGAAGGTTGTTTTAAAAATAGTTATGGAAAAGCCGGATCTTCTGGCAAGAGTTGCTCCGCTTATGCACATTGGACTTAAATTTGGAGCCAAAAGGGTAAAAGATGATATTTTTAAACCACTATTGGGCTCTTTTTCCAAAAGAAACATAAAACAGGTGGCATCAAAACCTTTTACAAAGACCCATGGGGGATTGCACAAAGCTGATAATGAAAAGATGAAAGTTTACTTTTATCCAGGCTGTGCAGCTAATTTTCTTTTTCCTGAATGGGGAGAAGCAATTATAAGTGTTCTTAATCATTTTGGCGTTACTGTTTATGTACCGGAAATAAACAAATGTTGCGGTATACCTGCTGCTACACTTGGCGAGCTTGAAACTTATAAAAAAATGGTTAACGAAAATTTAGATGAAATAAATAAGAATGACAGCGAATATGTGATTACCTGCTGCCCTACCTGTCAATATGCTCTTAGCGAAATGGGACCTAAACTTACTGATAAAAATCCTGATAAACCATTTTATGATATTTTAATGTTTCTTAATGAAATTTTAAAAGTAAAGTTTAATGTAGATTTAAATGAAAAATTTTCACTTCATACGCCCTGCCATTATCTAAGTTCAAAAAAAGCTAATTTAAAGAAACATTTGGAAGAAAATTTTAAAGGGGATTTTGTTGTACTTGAAAATCAAAGCTGCTGCGGTTTTGGTGGGACTTTTAATATGAAAAAATATGATGATTCAAAGGCAGTGGGAATGAGCAAGGCTGAGGAAGTTAACATTAAGAATATTAAAAAATTGTTTACTCCTTGCCCAGGCTGTGCTATGCAATTGACTGATGCTGTTGTAGAAGTCGGTAGCGATGCAGAAGTAGAGCATCCTATAATGTATTATGCCAGGGAGCTTGAAAAATAA
- a CDS encoding FadR/GntR family transcriptional regulator: MVFKKIKPKKISDEIYEQIKELILTGKLKPGEKLPPERELATTLGVSRPSIREALQKLEAQGFLEQIQGDGTYVKVATSEAFDSFLEEFARKDNAIFDLMEVRRILETWAAYTAAERADEKEIAQMQEYLNEMKDAKDYGQIGYIADANFHSTISYATHNVLLIHIMNNIYEWIEKVSYEVRSRMYTDEKSHEELFNQHSAIFNAIKDGKPLAAYNAMNLHMDYIVKELNKVFKK, encoded by the coding sequence ATGGTTTTTAAAAAGATAAAGCCTAAGAAGATAAGTGATGAAATATATGAACAAATTAAAGAGTTAATTTTAACAGGAAAATTAAAGCCGGGTGAAAAATTACCGCCTGAGAGGGAGCTTGCTACGACTCTTGGAGTGAGCAGGCCATCTATCAGGGAGGCTTTACAAAAACTTGAAGCTCAAGGTTTTTTGGAGCAAATTCAAGGTGATGGCACCTACGTAAAGGTCGCTACTTCCGAAGCGTTTGATAGTTTTCTTGAGGAATTTGCGAGAAAAGATAATGCTATTTTTGATTTAATGGAAGTAAGGCGTATTCTTGAAACATGGGCAGCATATACTGCAGCCGAGCGTGCTGATGAAAAAGAGATTGCTCAGATGCAAGAATATTTAAATGAGATGAAAGATGCAAAAGATTACGGGCAGATAGGGTATATTGCAGATGCAAACTTTCATTCTACTATCAGCTATGCAACTCATAATGTATTGTTAATACATATTATGAATAATATTTATGAGTGGATTGAAAAGGTAAGCTATGAAGTCCGCTCACGGATGTACACTGACGAAAAGAGCCACGAAGAGCTTTTTAATCAGCATTCAGCAATCTTTAATGCTATCAAGGATGGAAAACCGTTAGCGGCTTACAATGCTATGAATCTGCATATGGATTATATTGTTAAAGAGCTTAATAAGGTTTTTAAAAAGTAA